One Verrucomicrobiota bacterium genomic window carries:
- the lgt gene encoding prolipoprotein diacylglyceryl transferase: MHETAFTIGSLEIKWYGVLVALGLLTGIWTATRRAPRAGLKPEDVADATFWIVLGGIVGARALYVITYWREEFAGQPFWNVFAFRSGVVFYGGLIGATILGIVHLRRKRLPVWRFADVLAPSVALGHVFGRIGCLMTGCCFGRAADGLSWGVSFPAGAPASIHHASLHLVAPGAASLPVHPTQVYEALLNLALFGALAWRFRHRKFDGQVFALYLVGYAPLRAFVELFRGDYAPGKLFLGLTPGQLVSAGIFLAGAILYWKLRPARAQPPGDSEVPVTPRPASSTSQKT, translated from the coding sequence ATGCACGAGACCGCCTTCACCATCGGATCGCTCGAGATCAAGTGGTATGGCGTGCTTGTCGCGCTCGGGCTGCTCACGGGCATCTGGACCGCCACCCGCCGCGCTCCGCGCGCGGGCCTGAAGCCGGAGGACGTCGCGGACGCCACGTTCTGGATTGTGCTCGGCGGGATCGTCGGCGCGCGCGCCCTTTACGTCATCACCTACTGGCGCGAGGAGTTTGCGGGGCAGCCCTTCTGGAACGTGTTCGCGTTCCGCAGCGGCGTGGTTTTTTACGGCGGGCTCATCGGCGCGACGATTTTGGGGATCGTGCACCTGCGCCGGAAACGACTGCCCGTCTGGAGATTCGCCGACGTGCTCGCGCCCAGCGTTGCGCTCGGGCACGTTTTCGGCCGGATCGGCTGCCTGATGACGGGATGCTGTTTTGGCCGCGCGGCCGACGGGCTTTCGTGGGGCGTGAGTTTCCCAGCCGGCGCGCCCGCATCCATTCACCACGCGAGCCTCCATCTTGTCGCGCCCGGTGCCGCCTCTCTGCCCGTGCATCCGACGCAGGTGTATGAGGCGCTGCTCAACCTCGCGCTCTTCGGCGCGCTCGCGTGGCGGTTCCGCCACCGCAAGTTCGACGGGCAGGTCTTCGCGCTTTACCTCGTCGGCTACGCGCCGTTACGCGCGTTCGTGGAATTGTTCCGCGGGGATTACGCGCCGGGGAAGTTGTTCCTCGGACTCACGCCGGGTCAGCTTGTGAGCGCGGGGATTTTTCTCGCGGGTGCGATTCTGTATTGGAAGTTGCGACCCGCGCGGGCGCAACCACCGGGCGACAGCGAAGTCCCGGTGACGCCAAGACCGGCTTCGTCCACGTCGCAAAAGACCTGA
- the sucD gene encoding succinate--CoA ligase subunit alpha: MAILVTPQTKLLVQGITGEFGARHAKLSLDYGTQLVAGVTPGKGGQCFEHGGAKVPIFDTVADAVKQTGATASAVFVPPPFAADAILEGVDAGLDLVVAITEGIPVNDMVKVKRAMEGNSRTRLIGPNCPGIVTPGTGKDSHGGCRIGIAPGYIHKQGNIGVVSRSGTLTYEAVWQLTSRGVGQSTCIGIGGDPVNGTSHLDIIKLFNADPETTGIIMIGEIGGSAEEEAAEWIAKHGKKPVAGFIAGATAPPGRRMGHAGAIISGGKGTAAAKIAAFKAAGIGVAATPSEMADTLLKLM; the protein is encoded by the coding sequence ATGGCCATCCTCGTCACTCCTCAAACCAAACTTCTTGTCCAAGGCATCACCGGCGAATTCGGTGCGCGCCACGCCAAGCTCTCCCTTGACTACGGCACCCAGCTCGTCGCCGGCGTCACGCCCGGCAAGGGCGGCCAGTGCTTCGAGCACGGCGGCGCGAAGGTACCCATCTTCGACACCGTCGCCGACGCCGTGAAGCAGACCGGCGCGACCGCAAGCGCGGTGTTCGTTCCGCCGCCTTTCGCCGCGGATGCGATCCTCGAAGGCGTGGACGCAGGGCTTGATCTCGTCGTCGCCATCACCGAGGGCATTCCCGTCAACGACATGGTGAAGGTGAAACGCGCGATGGAGGGCAACTCCAGGACCCGGCTCATCGGGCCGAACTGCCCCGGCATCGTCACGCCCGGCACGGGCAAGGATTCGCACGGCGGCTGCCGCATCGGCATCGCGCCCGGATACATCCACAAGCAGGGCAACATCGGCGTCGTGTCGCGCAGCGGCACACTCACCTACGAGGCGGTGTGGCAGCTCACCTCGCGCGGCGTCGGGCAGAGCACGTGCATCGGCATCGGCGGCGACCCGGTCAACGGCACCTCGCACCTCGACATCATCAAGCTCTTCAACGCCGACCCCGAAACGACCGGCATCATCATGATCGGCGAGATTGGCGGCAGCGCGGAGGAGGAAGCCGCCGAGTGGATCGCGAAACACGGCAAGAAGCCCGTCGCCGGGTTCATCGCGGGTGCGACGGCGCCGCCCGGACGCCGGATGGGCCACGCGGGAGCAATCATCAGCGGCGGCAAAGGAACCGCCGCCGCGAAGATCGCCGCATTCAAAGCCGCCGGCATCGGCGTCGCCGCCACCCCGAGCGAGATGGCCGACACGCTCTTGAAGTTGATGTGA
- the sucC gene encoding ADP-forming succinate--CoA ligase subunit beta, with product MNIHEYQAKQLLTQYGVAVPDGDVCKTPDEAFAAAQKLVAAGHKMLVVKSQIHAGGRGKGTFKSGFKGGVKLCKTAAEAKDLATAMLGNVLVTKQTGPDGRLVSTLLVAAAPNIKKELYLAVLLDRGNSRPLIMASTEGGVDIEEVAEKTPEKIFKEHIDPAVGMMPYQARKIAAALRLRGDAFNAGVKLLPGVYKTWWECDASMVEINPLCIIATPDGKETVVAVDAKISLDDNALFRHKDIMAMRDLAEEAPLEIEASKFQLNYIKLDGSIACLVNGAGLAMSTMDIIQHYGGNPANFLDVGGGASKEQVTAAFKIILSDPNVKGILVNIFGGIMDCNVIATGIVAAVKETGLKLPLVVRLEGNNVAAGKKTLAESGLTLITGDSMADAAQKMVKAVAK from the coding sequence ATGAACATCCACGAATACCAGGCCAAGCAACTCCTCACGCAATATGGCGTCGCCGTGCCCGACGGTGACGTCTGCAAGACGCCCGATGAGGCTTTCGCCGCCGCCCAAAAACTTGTCGCCGCCGGCCACAAGATGCTGGTTGTGAAATCCCAAATTCACGCGGGTGGACGCGGCAAAGGCACCTTCAAGAGCGGCTTCAAGGGTGGCGTGAAACTTTGCAAGACCGCCGCCGAAGCCAAGGACCTTGCCACGGCGATGCTCGGCAACGTGCTCGTCACCAAACAGACCGGTCCTGACGGCCGCCTCGTCAGCACCCTGCTCGTCGCCGCCGCGCCAAACATCAAGAAGGAGCTTTACCTCGCCGTCCTGCTCGACCGCGGCAACTCCCGTCCGCTCATCATGGCCAGCACCGAGGGCGGCGTGGACATCGAGGAAGTCGCCGAAAAGACGCCGGAGAAAATCTTCAAGGAGCACATCGATCCCGCCGTCGGCATGATGCCGTATCAGGCGCGCAAGATCGCCGCCGCGCTCCGACTCAGGGGCGACGCCTTCAACGCCGGCGTGAAGCTGCTGCCCGGCGTTTACAAGACGTGGTGGGAATGCGACGCCTCGATGGTCGAGATCAACCCGCTGTGCATCATCGCCACGCCCGACGGCAAGGAAACCGTCGTCGCCGTGGACGCGAAAATCTCGCTCGATGACAACGCGCTCTTCCGCCACAAGGACATCATGGCGATGCGCGACCTTGCCGAGGAGGCGCCGCTCGAGATCGAGGCGAGCAAGTTTCAGCTCAACTACATCAAGCTCGACGGCTCCATCGCCTGCCTCGTCAATGGCGCAGGCCTCGCGATGTCCACGATGGACATCATCCAGCACTACGGCGGCAACCCGGCGAACTTCCTCGATGTCGGCGGCGGCGCGAGCAAGGAGCAGGTCACTGCAGCCTTCAAGATCATCCTCAGCGACCCGAACGTAAAGGGCATCCTCGTGAACATCTTCGGCGGCATCATGGACTGCAACGTCATCGCCACCGGCATCGTCGCCGCGGTGAAAGAGACCGGCTTGAAACTCCCGCTCGTCGTCCGCCTCGAAGGCAACAACGTCGCCGCCGGCAAGAAGACGTTGGCCGAAAGCGGCCTCACCCTCATCACCGGCGACTCCATGGCCGACGCGGCGCAGAAGATGGTCAAGGCCGTGGCGAAGTAA
- a CDS encoding DUF4190 domain-containing protein encodes MKPHRGTLILVLGILGLVVCGPLGIAAWIMGNGDLKQMDGGTMDPSGRGTTNAGRICGMIATLLMVLAVVALIAMVALGVLGAAASR; translated from the coding sequence ATGAAACCACATCGCGGAACACTCATCCTCGTCTTGGGCATCCTCGGGTTGGTCGTTTGCGGTCCCCTAGGCATTGCCGCCTGGATCATGGGTAATGGCGACCTCAAGCAAATGGATGGCGGCACCATGGACCCCAGCGGCCGGGGCACGACCAACGCCGGGCGCATCTGTGGCATGATCGCCACACTGTTGATGGTGTTGGCGGTGGTGGCGTTGATCGCGATGGTGGCGCTGGGTGTGCTCGGCGCGGCAGCCTCGCGTTGA
- a CDS encoding citrate synthase (catalyzes the formation of citrate from acetyl-CoA and oxaloacetate) gives MSIPAPVSKGLEGIIAAHTRLSDVRGDIGQLIYCGYDINELAGKVTYEEVVHLLHHGHLPNAAELTELKSALTAYREIPKGVIDIIKKLPKTTPPMHALRTAVSALGCFDTTCDDDDMDSQRRKARRLIAQVPVVTAYFHRSRQKKELIHPDPSLGEAANFLWMINGEKPTKDMEATMDVCYVLHADHGMNASTFSARVTIATLSDMYSAITSAIGTLKGPLHGGANEGVIKMLQEIGDADKVDAWVEDALAQKKKIMGIGHRVYKVLDPRAPHLKRMAQVLSSQLGEPKWIQMSERIAELMLQRKNLHANVDFYSATVYYSLGVPTDLFTPIFAISRTSGWTAHVLEQLADNRLIRPQSVYTGPVGLKVVPKDQR, from the coding sequence ATGAGCATCCCGGCGCCGGTTTCCAAGGGTCTCGAGGGCATCATCGCCGCGCACACGCGGCTTAGTGACGTGCGCGGCGACATCGGCCAGCTCATCTATTGCGGCTACGACATCAACGAACTCGCCGGCAAAGTCACCTACGAGGAAGTCGTCCACCTGCTCCATCACGGCCACCTGCCCAACGCCGCCGAATTGACCGAACTCAAGAGCGCGCTCACCGCATATCGCGAGATTCCCAAGGGCGTCATTGACATCATCAAGAAGCTCCCCAAGACCACGCCGCCGATGCACGCGTTGCGCACCGCCGTCTCCGCGCTCGGGTGCTTCGACACGACGTGCGACGACGACGACATGGATTCGCAGCGTCGCAAGGCCCGCCGCCTCATCGCGCAGGTGCCCGTCGTTACCGCCTACTTCCACCGGTCGCGGCAAAAGAAGGAGCTCATCCACCCCGACCCATCGCTTGGCGAGGCGGCCAACTTCCTCTGGATGATCAACGGCGAAAAGCCGACCAAGGACATGGAGGCAACAATGGACGTGTGCTACGTGCTGCACGCGGACCACGGCATGAACGCCTCCACCTTCAGCGCGCGCGTCACCATCGCGACGCTCAGCGACATGTATTCAGCGATCACGTCCGCGATCGGCACGCTCAAGGGGCCGCTCCACGGCGGCGCCAACGAGGGCGTCATCAAGATGCTCCAGGAAATCGGCGACGCGGACAAAGTGGACGCATGGGTCGAGGACGCGCTTGCGCAGAAGAAAAAAATCATGGGCATCGGCCACCGTGTTTACAAGGTGCTCGACCCGCGCGCGCCGCACCTCAAGCGCATGGCGCAGGTGCTCAGCTCGCAACTCGGCGAGCCCAAGTGGATCCAGATGTCCGAGCGCATCGCCGAGTTGATGCTCCAGCGCAAGAACCTCCATGCGAACGTGGATTTCTACTCCGCCACGGTCTATTACTCGCTCGGCGTTCCGACCGACCTGTTCACTCCCATTTTCGCCATCTCGCGCACGAGTGGCTGGACCGCGCACGTCCTGGAGCAACTCGCCGACAACCGCCTCATCCGCCCGCAGTCCGTTTACACCGGGCCGGTCGGCTTAAAGGTCGTGCCGAAGGACCAGCGGTGA
- a CDS encoding cysteine desulfurase: MTYFDHNATSPLHPAARQAWLDATERFIGNPSSPHRVGARADAALAGAREKLARILGCDALDLVWTSGATESANLALHHFAAALPPRAEVWLSAIEHPCVLEAARHWFKNRLLLIPATRDGVVDLGWLDRNLAKAAKRPDALVLMAANNETGVLQPWRGVLALCREREIPFFCDATQWVGKLPATGLGEIDFVSGSAHKFGGPKGVGFLKCPSKGRVRPLIHGGPQEERRRAGTENVPGVLAMVAALEVRETALCGSEPCDATGVQSEVRSRFERTLIASLPGVEIVGAKSARLWNTVSALMPDHDCPSRWVVKLDKAGFAVSTGSACASGKEEPSHVLTAMGFSAADAGRVLRFSSGWETPPEDWAALADAVLGVHRAAPRDRR, from the coding sequence GTGACCTACTTCGACCACAACGCCACTTCGCCGCTGCATCCCGCCGCGAGACAGGCGTGGCTCGATGCGACGGAGAGGTTCATCGGCAACCCCTCCAGCCCGCACCGCGTCGGCGCGCGGGCGGATGCCGCGCTCGCCGGGGCGCGGGAAAAGCTCGCGCGAATTCTCGGCTGCGATGCGCTCGACTTGGTGTGGACCAGCGGCGCGACCGAGTCGGCGAACCTGGCGCTCCATCACTTCGCTGCCGCGTTGCCGCCCCGAGCTGAAGTCTGGCTCTCGGCCATCGAGCACCCGTGCGTGCTTGAGGCTGCGCGGCACTGGTTCAAGAACCGGCTCCTGCTAATCCCCGCCACGCGCGACGGTGTCGTGGACCTCGGGTGGCTGGACAGGAATCTCGCGAAGGCAGCGAAGCGCCCCGACGCGCTCGTCCTCATGGCGGCAAACAACGAGACGGGCGTGCTCCAACCGTGGCGCGGGGTGCTGGCACTCTGCCGCGAACGGGAGATTCCCTTCTTCTGCGACGCGACGCAGTGGGTTGGCAAACTGCCCGCCACTGGCTTGGGCGAGATTGATTTCGTCAGCGGCAGCGCCCACAAGTTTGGCGGGCCGAAAGGCGTCGGCTTCCTGAAGTGCCCTTCGAAGGGCCGCGTGCGGCCGCTGATTCATGGCGGGCCGCAGGAGGAGCGCCGCCGCGCGGGCACGGAGAATGTGCCGGGAGTGCTGGCGATGGTCGCGGCGCTGGAGGTGCGGGAGACAGCTTTGTGCGGAAGCGAGCCGTGTGATGCGACCGGTGTCCAGTCTGAAGTGCGCAGCCGGTTTGAGAGGACGTTGATCGCGAGCCTGCCCGGCGTGGAAATTGTCGGCGCGAAATCGGCTCGGCTTTGGAACACGGTGTCGGCGCTGATGCCGGACCACGACTGCCCGTCGCGCTGGGTGGTGAAGCTCGACAAGGCGGGCTTCGCCGTCTCGACCGGCTCCGCGTGCGCGAGCGGCAAGGAGGAGCCGAGCCACGTGCTCACGGCGATGGGTTTCAGCGCGGCGGACGCCGGCCGGGTGCTGCGTTTCAGCAGCGGCTGGGAAACGCCGCCGGAGGATTGGGCCGCGCTTGCGGACGCGGTTCTTGGGGTGCATCGGGCCGCGCCGCGGGATCGCCGGTAG
- a CDS encoding glycine cleavage system protein H: MPTDKPATYYYKRSRFVAHMPVEHLYTPSHAWLARQVDGAWRVGITRFATRMLGEMVECGFEVGPGAAVACGQVVGWVEGFKAISDVFCVVDGSFSGANPVLKEKIALVTKDPHFAGWLYEARGAPDPKCLDVRAYVKLLDKTIDRILEKQKGDERVH, from the coding sequence ATGCCGACTGACAAGCCCGCCACTTATTATTACAAGCGGTCGCGATTTGTCGCGCACATGCCGGTGGAGCATCTCTACACGCCGTCGCACGCGTGGCTCGCGCGGCAGGTGGACGGCGCGTGGCGGGTCGGCATCACACGGTTTGCGACGCGCATGCTCGGGGAGATGGTTGAGTGCGGCTTCGAGGTCGGGCCGGGCGCGGCGGTGGCCTGCGGGCAGGTCGTCGGCTGGGTCGAGGGCTTCAAGGCGATCTCCGATGTGTTCTGCGTGGTGGACGGCAGCTTCTCCGGCGCGAATCCGGTGTTGAAAGAGAAGATCGCACTCGTGACGAAGGACCCGCATTTTGCCGGCTGGCTTTACGAGGCGCGCGGCGCGCCCGATCCAAAGTGCCTCGACGTCCGCGCCTACGTGAAACTGCTGGACAAGACGATTGACCGGATACTCGAAAAACAAAAGGGAGACGAGCGTGTTCACTGA
- a CDS encoding cobalamin biosynthesis protein P47K, translating into MLGGFLGAGKTTAVAKLAERLTKQGLRVGLITNDQGSELVDTAMLRSRGFATEEIPGGCFCCRFNSLVDAANKLTAVSRPDVFIAEPVGSCTDLVATVTYPLRRMYGGQFTIAPLSVLVDPVRAARVFGLEAGGTFSEKVLYIYRKQLEEADLIVINKRDLLDDAQRAALRAALARAFPRAGVMEVSARTGAGLDDWFARIAESRQPAGEAMAVDYEVYAEGEALLGWLNGTVRVGSPAAFDGNELLRALAAGLQRRLAAGGAEIAHLKMTLSPDEGLGDTAVINLVRNDFVPELSQELAEPLERGQVILNLRAEAAPEVLRDAVTAAVGQLVAGGSRPIARIEHLEYFRPGKPQPTHRIEVMK; encoded by the coding sequence ATGCTCGGCGGCTTCCTCGGCGCGGGAAAGACCACCGCCGTCGCCAAGCTCGCCGAGCGACTCACGAAGCAGGGCTTGCGGGTCGGGCTGATCACGAACGACCAGGGCAGTGAATTGGTGGACACCGCGATGCTCCGGTCGCGAGGCTTCGCCACGGAGGAAATCCCGGGCGGCTGCTTTTGCTGCCGCTTCAATTCGCTCGTGGACGCGGCGAACAAGCTCACCGCGGTGTCGCGCCCGGATGTCTTCATCGCCGAGCCGGTGGGCAGTTGCACGGACCTGGTCGCGACGGTCACGTATCCGCTGCGGCGGATGTATGGCGGGCAGTTCACCATCGCGCCGCTGTCGGTGCTCGTGGACCCGGTGCGCGCCGCGCGCGTGTTCGGCCTCGAAGCCGGCGGCACATTCTCCGAGAAGGTGCTTTACATCTACCGCAAGCAACTCGAAGAGGCCGACCTCATCGTCATCAACAAGCGCGATTTGCTGGACGACGCGCAGCGGGCGGCGTTGCGGGCGGCGCTGGCGCGGGCGTTTCCGCGCGCGGGCGTGATGGAAGTCTCCGCGCGGACGGGCGCGGGGCTGGACGATTGGTTCGCGCGCATCGCGGAATCGAGGCAGCCGGCCGGCGAGGCGATGGCGGTGGACTACGAAGTTTACGCCGAGGGCGAAGCGCTGCTCGGCTGGCTCAACGGCACGGTGCGGGTGGGTTCGCCGGCGGCCTTCGACGGCAACGAACTGCTGCGCGCGCTGGCCGCCGGGCTCCAGCGCCGGCTCGCCGCGGGCGGCGCGGAGATCGCGCACTTGAAGATGACGCTCAGCCCCGACGAGGGGCTCGGCGACACGGCGGTGATCAATCTGGTTCGAAATGACTTCGTGCCCGAACTCTCGCAGGAACTTGCCGAGCCGCTGGAACGCGGACAGGTCATCCTGAATCTCCGCGCCGAAGCCGCGCCCGAAGTGCTGCGCGACGCGGTGACCGCCGCGGTCGGCCAGCTCGTCGCGGGCGGCTCGCGGCCCATCGCGCGCATCGAGC